The nucleotide sequence CCTTCTGAATGGAGGATAAAGCAGTCGTGCTTGTCCTTCGCCACATCAATTCCAACGCAAACCATAATGATACCTCCGGTGTATGATGATTTGACGCTGTTTAGGCCCACAGCTCCCTCTGCTCTTGTAACCTCGTTCTAAATAAACCGTCAGGCGGTATCTAACTGATTAACAATTCTGCAAAGGGCTGTGGTTGGAGCCTTTCTGCAACCATCATGTGGTAGGAGAAATAAACCAATCCACAGCATCCTAAACATTGTAGCACATAGCCCTTGGAGAGGGGCTCTAATCACTACTACTTTATAATACGAGGATTTATAAAAAACATGCTTGATCATACAGACTTAGCCATTATCAGCTTATTAAAAACCAATTGTAAAATGCGGTTCAGCGATATGGGCGAATTGGTTCATTTAACAGGCCAGGCTGTCTCCAGCCGGATTGCCCGTTTGGAAAAGGAGGGCATTATCCGGGGCTACTCCGTGCTGCTGGATGAAACCCAGCTGGGGAAAACCATAACCGCCTATGTCACCGTCTTTATGAAAACCACCAACCACCGGAACTTTCATGTTTTTATAAAAAATCAAGACTCAGTCCGGGAGGCAAGCCGGATCAGCGGGGAAGGCTGTTATTGGCTCAAGCTGTCCGTCGGCTCGGAGACAGAACTGAATCATTTCCTGGATGAAATTTTGCAATTCGGCAACTACCGGGTCAACCTGTGTATCGACAAAATCAAATAAGACAATAAAAATCAGCACTACACAGTCGTGTAGTGCTGATTTTTATTGTCTTATAACCGAATTATTTTATCAAGCCGTAGGCTCTCATTTCCTGGCGTAACAGTTCCAGATTAGACTCGCTAAGCTCGGTCAGCGGCATCCGGCATTGCCCGGCCTGGAAACCAAGCAAATTAACAGCCGCCTTAATTGGAATGGGATTTACCTCGCTGAACAATGCTTTGATCAGGTTCAAGGTCTGCAATTGCAGCGTAATGGCGCCTGTAATATCGCCCTGGAAAAAGCGCATAACCATGTTGTGCGTATCTTTCGGGATGATATTAGCCATGGTGGAAATGACGCCCTTACCGCCCAATGATAATAGCGGCAATACCGTATTGTCATCACCGGAATATATGGAGAAATCCGCACCGCATAAATTGACCACATCACCGACCTGTGCCAGGTTACATTCCTTAACGGCTATGATATTCTCAACTTCTGACAACGCCTTAATCGTATCGGGATTAAGATTGAGATTGGTTCGGCTTGGCACGTTATACAAAATAACCGGAACCTGAACATGGTTGGCAATGATTTTGAAGTGTTCATAAAGTCCTTTTTGCGTGGCCTTATTGTAATAAGGAGTTACGGAAAGCAAACCGTCGGCGCCAACTGCTTCGGCCTCCTTGGAAAGTTCAATGGCATGGCGCGTATCGTTGCTGCCTGTACCGGCAATAACCGGAATGCGTTTATTCACCCGCTCCACAGCATATTTGATGACAGCAATATGTTCTTCGTCCGGCATGGTGGAGGCTTCGCCGGTAGTACCACATATGACAATGGCGTCGGAACCGCCTTGAATTTGAAACTCAATTAATTCCGCCAACGCTTGATAATCCACCCCGGTGTCGGTAAAGGGAGTAACCAGAGCTACTGCTGATCCGATAAATAATGGTTTTCTCATAAAAACAGCCGCCTTTATTCAGATTAAAATCATACCAGTATGATTTAGCCCCATGAAAAGGTGGGTGTCGCGCATTCGCACTACCCAGCCTGTCAAACTGCAGGGAACAAAATTAACCTATTATTTT is from Propionispora vibrioides and encodes:
- the dapA gene encoding 4-hydroxy-tetrahydrodipicolinate synthase; this translates as MRKPLFIGSAVALVTPFTDTGVDYQALAELIEFQIQGGSDAIVICGTTGEASTMPDEEHIAVIKYAVERVNKRIPVIAGTGSNDTRHAIELSKEAEAVGADGLLSVTPYYNKATQKGLYEHFKIIANHVQVPVILYNVPSRTNLNLNPDTIKALSEVENIIAVKECNLAQVGDVVNLCGADFSIYSGDDNTVLPLLSLGGKGVISTMANIIPKDTHNMVMRFFQGDITGAITLQLQTLNLIKALFSEVNPIPIKAAVNLLGFQAGQCRMPLTELSESNLELLRQEMRAYGLIK
- a CDS encoding Lrp/AsnC family transcriptional regulator produces the protein MLDHTDLAIISLLKTNCKMRFSDMGELVHLTGQAVSSRIARLEKEGIIRGYSVLLDETQLGKTITAYVTVFMKTTNHRNFHVFIKNQDSVREASRISGEGCYWLKLSVGSETELNHFLDEILQFGNYRVNLCIDKIK